The following are encoded in a window of Penicillium oxalicum strain HP7-1 chromosome II, whole genome shotgun sequence genomic DNA:
- a CDS encoding putative cutinase 1 has protein sequence MKTVVALTFVGAALGAPTKTIESRTFGGLGSGLGGLGGLGSGSGGGGLGGLSGLSGLSGLGSGGLGGLGNLGSGGLGSLTGASGSSSGLGALASLIPSGGNLGGLSGLGNLGNLGSLGSLGSLGGSSGGSGLGSLGSLGSLGSALGGTSSSSDASADASSGSGSSTSSSAGSDVSASASANANSQSDASANVNAGSGASAGSGLGGLGSFASLGSGPNASPSGSAVNVGSSGDTLSKRQFTGSITANDVTSKASCKELTFIFARGSDEMGNMGSVIGPPVASQLKSLTGNKVNVQGVDYAATAAPSIDGAPLSLSRIKPRRLTKIDSSPQSNVAMGSNGGPIMANLVKTALAQCPDTKVVLGGYSQGSMVVHNAANSLSADQVAGAVLFGDPFKMQAVGKLPKDKVKEFCALGDPVCENGANVMAHLSYGANAKEAAQFLLQAAGISASS, from the exons ATGAAGACTGTTGTTGCTCTCACCTTTGTCGGTGCCGCCCTGGGCGCTCCCACCAAGACCATCGAGAGCCGAACATTCGGAGGTCTGGGGAGCGGTCTCGGTGGtctcggtggtcttggtAGCGGTAGCGGTGGCGGTGGCCTCGGTGGCCTCAGCGGCCTCAGCGGTCTCAGCGGCCTCGGCAGCGGTGGCCTCGGTGGACTTGGAAACTTGGGAAGTGGTGGTCTGGGATCTCTGACCGGAGCCTcgggcagcagcagcggcctGGGAGCGCTGGCATCGCTCATCCCCAGTGGAGGCAACCTCGGGGGTCTCAGTGGCCTCGGCAACCTGGGTAACCTTGGATCGCTGGGTTCCCTGGGCTCTCTCGGCGGATCAAGTGGCGGCTCTGGCCTTGGATCGCTGGGCTCCTTGGGCTCTCTGGGCTCGGCTCTCGGAGGcacctcttcatcctccgaCGCCAGCGCTGATGCAAGCTCCGGCTCCGGCTCCAGCACCAGCTCCAGTGCCGGCTCCGATGtgagcgccagcgccagcgcgAACGCCAACTCTCAGTCTGATGCGAGCGCCAACGTCAATGCTGGCTCCGGCGCCAGTGCCGGCTCTGGTCTGGGTGGTTTGGGTTCGTTTGCCTCTCTTGGCTCAGGTCCGAATGCCTCTCCTTCCGGTTCTGCGGTGAATGTTGGCTCTTCAGGAGACACTCTTTCTAAACGCCAGTTTACAGGCTCGATCACTGCCAACGATGTCACTAGCAAAGCCAGCTGCAAGGAGCTGACGTTTATCTTTGCACGTGGAAGTGATGAAATGGGCAACATGGGCTCCGTGATCGGACCTCCCGTGGCCAGCCAGCTGAAGTCTCTGACTGGCAACAAGGTCAACGTGCAGGGTGTTGACTATGCCGCAACGGCAGCG CCGTCAATCGATGGCGCGCCTTTGTCCCTTTCTCGTATCAAGCCTCGTCGACTGACCAAGATTGATTCCTCTCCTCAGAGCAACGTCGCAATGGGATCCAACGGCGGTCCCATCATGGCCAACTTGGTCAAGACTGCCCTCGCCCAGTGCCCCGACACCAAGGTGGTCCTGGGTGGTTACTCTCAAGGTTCAATGGTGGTGCACAACGCCGCCAACAGCTTGAGTGCGGATCAAGTGGCTGGTGCGGTGCTCTTCGGTGACCCCTTCAAGATGCAGGCCGTCGGCAAGCTGCCCAAGGACAAAGTCAAGGAGTTCTGCGCTCTGGGCGACCCCGTCTGCGAGAACGGTGCCAATGTGATGGCGCATCTGAGCTACGGCGCCAATGCCAAGGAGGCTGCTCAATTCCTTCTGCAGGCTGCCGGTATTTCTGCTTCCTCTTAA
- a CDS encoding Caffeine resistance protein 5, protein MASVIRDAPFGQLVRYLTNNKYFQYPEERPDFELPEAWRELISGADSIKPVRDLEKAPVAGTPASLTDEDASVRGQSPDAESETTTATATEAIARVNTKETLAYTQSRLEADEEHEIQKLQSIPIQPKKTKDGTILVDWYYTDDQENPHNWSNRKRALLTTIICLYTFVVYTTSAIYTASVPGVMEDFGVSNLLATLGLSLYVLGYGMGPLVFSPLSEIPLIGRNPVYIVTMFLFVILSIPTALVHNFAGLIVLRFLQGFFGSPCLASGGASIGDMYSLLSLPYAMMAWVSAAYCGPALGPLLSGFAVAAKNWRWSLYESIWMSAPVFILMLVFLPETSSATILLRRAARLRKIYNTDLFMSQSEIDQRNMKVSDIAVDALLKPLQITIMDPAVLFVQVYTAITYGIYYSFFEVFPLVYPVYYHMNMGQIGLVFLCILVSCLIGIAAYSAYLYYWMNPRIHRFGFPVQEARLIPALPAALGPTIGLFIFAWTARASIHWIVPTIGITIYGATVFVVMQCLFVYIPLSYPQYAASLFAANDFFRSALACGSVLFAHPLFGNLGVARGTSLLGGLSVIGIVGIWLLYVYGARLRSLSKFAISDD, encoded by the exons ATGGCATCCGTCATTCGAGATGCGCCCTTTGGCCAATTGGTGCGCTACTTGACCAACAACAAATACTTTCAGTATCCTGAGGAACGGCCTGATTTTGAGCTCCCCGAGGCATGGCGCGAATTGATCAGTGGCGCCGATTCTATCAAGCCGGTGCGCGACCTGGAGAAGGCACCCGTCGCAGGCACGCCTGCATCCTTGACCGATGAAGACGCAAGTGTCAGGGGACAAAGTCCCGATGCCGAGAGTGAGACCACGACGGCCACGGCCACAGAGGCGATTGCACGAGTGAATACCAAGGAGACACTGGCCTACACGCAGTCCCGCTTGGAAGCGGACGAAGAGCATGAAATTCAGAAACTCCAGTCCATTCCTATCCAACCGAAGAAGACCAAAGATGGCACCATCCTTGTCGATTGGTACTATACCGATGATCAGGAGAATCCACACAACTGGTCGAATCGGAAGCGGGCTTTgctcaccaccatcatctgTCTGTATACCTTTGTGGTCTATACCACTTCGGCCATCTATACAGCCTCCGTGCCAGGAGTGATGGAGGACTTTGGCGTGAGTAACCTGCTGGCGACTCTGGGACTGTCATTGTACGTCTTGGGCTATGGTATGGGTCCATTGGTCTTCTCGCCGCTGAGTGAAATCCCTCTTATCGGGCGGAATCCGGTCTATATCGTGACCATGTTCCTGTTCGTGATCTTGTCCATCCCCACGGCCCTGGTCCACAATTTCGCAGGCTTGATAGTCCTTCGATTTCTGCAAGGATTCTTTGGTTCTCCGTGTCTCGCTTCGGGAGGCGCCTCGATCGGTGACATGTACAGTCTTCTGTCCCTTCCGTACGCCATGATGGCCTGGGTTTCCGCGGCATATTGTGGAC CCGCCTTGGGACCCCTTCTCAGTGGGTTTGCAGTCGCCGCCAAGAACTGGCGTTGGTCCCTCTACGAATCCATCTGGATGTCGGCTCCCGTCTTTATCTTGATGCTCGTCTTCCTGCCCGAGACCAGCAGTGCTaccatcctcctccgtcGCGCCGCGCGTCTCCGCAAGATCTACAACACAGACCTCTTCATGTCCCAATCTGAGATTGACCAGCGCAACATGAAGGTCTCCGACATCGCCGTCGATGCCCTGCTCAAGCCGCTCCAGATCACCATCATGGACCCGGCCGTACTCTTTGTCCAGGTCTACACCGCCATCACCTACGGCATCTACTACTCCTTCTTCGAGGTCTTCCCCCTCGTCTACCCAGTCTACTATCACATGAACATGGGGCAAATCggcctcgtcttcctctgTATCCTAGTCTCTTGTCTCATCGGCATCGCCGCCTATTCGGCCTACCTCTACTACTGGATGAACCCCCGTATCCACCGCTTCGGCTTCCCCGTCCAGGAAGCTCGTCTGATCCCCGCCTTGCCGGCCGCCCTGGGCCCCACGATCGGTCTGTTCATCTTTGCCTGGACGGCCCGGGCCTCGATCCACTGGATCGTACCCACCATCGGTATCACCATCTACGGCGCCACCGTGTTCGTGGTGATGCAGTGCCTCTTCGTGTACATCCCCCTGAGTTATCCGCAGTACGCGGCCAGTCTGTTCGCGGCGAATGACTTCTTCCGCAGCGCTTTGGCCTGTGGGAGTGTCTTGTTTGCTCATCCATTGTTTGGTAATCTCGGCGTCGCTCGCGGAACCAGTCTCTTGGGCGGGTTGAGTGTGATTGGAATTGTGGGTATCTGGCTGTTGTACGTGTACGGAGCACGTCTCCGGTCACTGAGCAAATTTGCTATTTCAGATGACTGA
- a CDS encoding Pyruvate decarboxylase produces the protein MSSSAETIQLGDYLFTRLLQLGVNSVFGVPGDYNLRLLDHVEPSGLHWVGNCNELNAAYAADGYARINGLSAIVTTFGVGELSAANGIAGAYAERSAVVHIVGTPSRQLQSSRALMHHTFSDGDYRRFAAMATHITAAQMNVTDSMSAPDNIDWILQQALIHRRPVYLEIPDDMSETLVAAANLKTPIKIPTTPSAAHESKVITQILDRLYTAKKPLILVDGESRPLGILDQLDQLIQKTNWPTWTTVYGKGLVNEHLPNVHGLYAAAYGDKPSQEYFESADLILTFGPHYSDTNTYFWTTIPKATAAIQFKDSTIQIENEIYRDVSSNAVLTQILETLDFTRLVQALGPAKREAPTTSNIQDSDIIAQHNFYPLLNPLFKEGDIILTETGTAAYGGRTFKLPPQSRLFGAVTWLSIGFMLPATLGAALAKRELNQPTGTKNQTVLIIGDGSLQMTAQEISVMIKKKLDILIFVVNNEGYTIERVIHGRNQSYNDVPLWRNTQALNYFGADDEQVKNSTFQAWTCGELKEILKNERVHSGSGVRIVEVFMDREDVQGPLLYLLNKQKAEEQQQGK, from the coding sequence ATGTCATCCTCGGCAGAGACAATCCAATTAGGAGATTATCTCTTTACCCGTCTGCTTCAGCTGGGGGTGAACTCGGTTTTTGGAGTTCCTGGTGACTATAATCTGCGCCTGTTGGACCATGTTGAGCCATCGGGGTTACACTGGGTAGGCAACTGCAACGAACTGAACGCCGCATATGCCGCAGATGGCTACGCCCGCATCAATGGTCTATCTGCGATAGTCACCACATTCGGTGTGGGTGAGCTCTCTGCGGCAAATGGTATTGCGGGTGCATATGCGGAAAGGTCTGCAGTGGTGCATATCGTAGGAACCCCCTCACGACAGCTGCAAAGCTCTCGGGCGTTGATGCACCACACTTTCTCCGATGGCGATTACCGCCGCTTTGCGGCCATGGCAACGCACATCACCGCGGCACAGATGAATGTTACCGACTCCATGTCGGCACCAGATAACATCGACTGGATTCTGCAGCAGGCGCTCATTCACAGACGGCCGGTATACCTGGAGATTCCTGATGACATGAGCGAGACGCTCGTCGCGGCAGCCAACTTGAAGACACCCATCAAGATCCCAACAACGCCGAGTGCTGCCCATGAATCAAAAGTGATCACTCAGATTCTGGATCGGCTGTACACTGCGAAGAAGCCCTTGATCCTCGTCGACGGAGAGAGTCGACCGCTCGGAATTCTAGACCAACTCGACCAGCTCATCCAAAAGACCAACTGGCCCACATGGACAACAGTCTACGGCAAGGGCCTCGTCAACGAACATCTTCCAAACGTCCATGGCCTCTACGCCGCAGCATACGGCGACAAGCCCTCACAGGAATACTTTGAATCCGCCGACCTCATCTTGACTTTCGGTCCACACTACAGCGACACAAACACCTATTTCTGGACGACAATCCCCAAAGCCACCGCCGCCATCCAATTCAAAGACAGCACCATTCAAATCGAAAACGAAATCTACCGCGACGTATCCTCCAACGCTGTCCTCACCCAGATCCTCGAGACCCTCGACTTCACCCGCCTTGTGCAGGCTCTCGGCCCAGCCAAGCGCGAAGCCCCCACTACATCCAACATTCAAGACTCGGACATCATCGCCCAGCACAACTTCTACCCGCTACTAAACCCCCTCTTCAAAGAAGGCGACATTATCCTCACGGAAACCGGCACCGCCGCCTACGGTGGCCGCACTTTCAAACTCCCTCCTCAATCACGCCTCTTCGGCGCAGTCACCTGGCTCTCTATCGGATTCATGCTCCCCGCCACCCTAGGCGCCGCTCTCGCCAAGAGAGAGCTCAACCAACCCACCGGAACCAAGAACCAAACCGTGCTCATCATCGGCGACGGCAGCTTGCAAATGACCGCCCAGGAGATCAGCGTGATGATTAAGAAGAAATTGGATATTCTCATTTTCGTCGTCAATAATGAAGGGTACACCATTGAACGGGTGATTCACGGCCGAAATCAGAGCTACAACGATGTGCCCTTGTGGCGGAACACGCAGGCGTTGAATTACTTTGGTGCCGATGACGAACAGGTCAAGAATAGCACTTTCCAGGCGTGGACCTGTGGCGAGCTGAAGGAGATTTTGAAGAATGAACGCGTGCACAGTGGAAGTGGTGTTCGGATTGTCGAGGTCTTTATGGATCGGGAAGATGTTCAGGGGCCATTGCTGTATTTGTTGAACAAGCAGAAGGCagaagagcagcagcagggcAAGTAG